Sequence from the Osmia bicornis bicornis chromosome 13, iOsmBic2.1, whole genome shotgun sequence genome:
AACAATACTCGAGAGACGAGAACGGGCGTGCCATTTCGCggcggcgacgacgacgagatGTCTATGTTTTTTCCTTGAGAAAAATCTGATTGAAGAGTACTGTCGAGGCCGTTGACGAAGATCGAAGAATCGAACTGATATcgtatgaaatatttcaatttaattttcgttTACAAagtttcctcttcttcttctttattttttcttttcagcaACACCATGCGTGTAACATGTACGTACTGAAAGAACGAGATAGAAAAGAATTCTTGAGATAAACTTCGTAAACGGCCTCGTCATTAATTTCGCAGTAAGGACTAGTTAATTGTACATACTTGTAATTTACGATTGTATTTAGTTTAAGTCGAGGAGAAAGAACGCACGCGAGAGTgttgtgtatgtgtgtgtatgtACGTGTATGTTAAGAGTGAGAAAGGGAGAAAATGAGCGTGAAAGATTTTATAATCAGTGCGAAGCTTACGTGATGGCTGTGTTTTACCACGCGGTCCGATCTTCCAGGCAAATTAATCCTGGGCCGCGCAGAAACGTTCAGTATCCCCCCAACCGTTGGATTGCTCGAGTCTTTCCCTTCCTGTTCCCCCCTTTAAAACGAGGCCGTCGGTTGAATATTACGATAGAAAATAGTATATAAAGAAAACAATTAAAGTAGTAGACGTTCGGGCGGAGAAATCCGaagaaaatgtaatttatcGTATACGAGGACAATCCTGTTGCTCAGCAACAGCTTCTTCGACGAATTAGACGAATTAATCTTATAGTCTCTTTGTCGCAATAATTCGAATTGTCCATAATTATGCAGTCGTCTTGTGTATTCAAAATTACAGAATTACTTAGATcatgtaattattatttttatcaaaggAAATTCGTAAAAACTGTCAATACGCATTTGTCATCGTTTTTATCCATTCATTttgatattatatattatatattatatatatatatatatgtatgaaGTATATTTTACACAAAGtacaatgttaataatttattctttctaTAGTGTAAATAAGTTCTATACAGAATTGAGATACGTTTTTATACGATAGTATATAGTTTATTGTAACAAGATGTAGTTCgttcgctttttttttttttttttttttttttaagtttttaCGTTTTTACTTTGATATTTGTAAAGTAATCTTATCCACGTGTATCGTTCAAGACGACTGCGTAACATGGACATGGTGAATGTCCTTTTGGATGTTCGTTAAAGGACTATATTGAGAAACATAGTAAGCGTAAATATCGTTCATGCTCGATTTTAGAGTGTGCGGTGTGttggaaaaataatgtttGTCCTCGTTTGGACCCTCCGTCGTGGCGCCAGCGACAGAGGAAGGATCTTCCTCCTTTTTTTGGTGGAGAAAACGTAATTGTTTCTGCTTCCTCCTTCGCTGTTGCGACCAAGGGAAACATTTCTATGCTCGGAATCCGGGGTACGGAATTTCTCTGCGCGGACCGGTATACAACTTTGACCCTAGATCCAGTcaattcttcattttattcGCATACGACAGGAATTGCCATTTGTTCGCGTTGAACGTTAACTTGTATTTAAGTCGTGTATCGTATGCTACTTTCAGAGGTACGCAACACATCTGTAGATTTAGAGATAGTTTTcctgtattttctttttttatatatgtatcaCGTTTTTACAGAGTTTCCTTATTTAGAAGTACCGTATCCGACAAGCGAGAGATTCCTGAGCTAAACAGTATGATTGccttttcttttgttttaaattattgatGAACAACAGTGAGGAATTTATGATACGATATTCTGTACAAGCGAATCATCTGAGAGAAACGTTCTAACGTTTGAAACAGTGATCAAATCGTCACTTTTATATCTTGTTACCTACTATGTATAGGATTTCATTTGATGAAATCTTCATAGCGACACAATTGATGATCATGAAAACGCTAAGAGTGTTTTGTACATCTCTTCCAAACTGTATTTGTTGCAAAATTGACTCGAACAGTGGCAGATTCTCCTGGCAAATGAATGTATATAGAGAAACTGTTTATTTGATCTAAAGCGTTTTTAATGgattgtaataaattattatagatgACGGTGCAATACGCTAGAAAATACATAGACTAATATTTGAGTGTCTGATCTTGTTCACTAAATAATTTAGAATGTGCAAACACTTCAGTTACCTTACACTTAGCTCAAGGATCTCTGCAATGTAACACacatttttattctataatttgtataaaagCGTTGGAGATACAGGAATTATAAGTGTATGTAGATTGCCCTAGTAAAAGTACATGATTGTCTCGCTCGAAGTCGTTCGCGTTTGCTTcaaagtttttctttttctttttgatcaTGTATATTTTTGTTGTTTGTACCATTGATTTTACATGAAAGTTACAAAAAAGATTCAGTTATTGAGCTTGTAAATAATAGAATCATCTATGGATAAGAAAGGACAAAAATCagattgtaattttaattgtttgatAAATGAAGATCGACTGGTTTTAGGatcaaatgaaaatgttaattgattattaatcgTATATTTCTGAGAAGAGGAATAACATTGTACGCCCTGGAAGCCGGAGAGAATACTTGTCGGCGATAAGCGGAGCCTATTGCGTTGTACAGAGGAAGGAGAGCCAAGCGGAATCGTTATAATTTCGACTCGTTTCTTACTTACGCTAAGCATAGAAAACCCGATAACAATGAATTTCTCATAATTCGTTGTACGTATCCATATTgcagaataaaaaaaaaaagaaattaattaatgtgGATGCTTACAACGATTCAGGACACATACGtgcatatataaatatataaatatataaatagttttattatattgcaaagtgaaataatacaatatttagcTACTGTATATAATGTAAAAGAAAAGCTGGTCTTGTAAGATACGGATTAAGGTGTTTTAATGTGCACATAGCCGCGTCATTGTCAATAATCATATTATTacgattaataataattacagttttttaaaaaaaagaaggatgaAGATTGTTGAATTCCATCGTGTTCGATCCTCCACACCTACATTGCAATAATACAGATGAGTtggtttattttttatatttcatatgatTCTTTTTATACTGCATATAAGTGTTAACATCAAACAGTACATAAAATTGTGAGTTTCAGATTACGCGGTTATTCGATTACTTGTTTCGCGTCTCTCATCGTCAGCTGATCCAAGAGGTCTCTCACTTTGTGATCATatagtgaataaaaatataggaGTAAATGGAAAGAAACTGAGAATAGATATATGATCTTACGAGAGTTCGTCTCCCACATTCTAAAATACCGACGTAAGTTAAAACTATAAACGATAAGATTTTGACTCTTTTTATACAAATAACTGTTTgacaaatttgtattttaaataaaaaaccGCCATGACTTTTTGAATTCGACTCTGGCGCCATCTATACGAAAATGGCGGAAACTACTCAACAACTTACCGATCCAAAACGGGAATACCAGCGCTACCTTTCGGCAAGCGGCGGAAACTACTTGATAATTTACCAACTGCATACATAAATCTGTAGTCACTTGTAACATATAGTACCCAGCAAAGTAGGCTTTCTCAGGGAAAAAtggaatataattttcaattgttaaatattataaaagttATAAATGACATCCTCTTAAAGGATGCCTACTTATAGCTGAGCACCTTATATCTAAGGTCCTCTTTCTCAAACTGTCATTGTTTTCAAGAACGCTTCCGGGGAAGCCTATGGATAAACGGAGCCAGGAAAATAATCACCAGTATGAAACAAATACTATAAAGGTAACGATAAGGAAATTCtatattctaattaaaaaatagagAGATAACTTTGAAAGCTTGCACAAGTCgctttacaatattttaaaatcattgaaaaaCTAACTTTCTTTGAAGAAAATCGCatgtatattttcaatttgttccccttgatttaatatttcattaacaatAGAATTCTAAAAAATAAACAGCGACTTAAACTGTTTTCGAAAGTTATTCTGTCAAGCTTAAAACGaatcattatttaattttcaaaagacATTTCGTTTATcattccttttctttcataatttttttttattttcacaatCACAACCTAAACTCAGGTAGCATAAGcatcaaatgaaaaatatggATCATTCTATAAAtatactgaaataaaatataatgattaaataaatataaatatatttaaatgaaaattctaacaataagatgaAAGAacgtatatatatgtataatttagaactgttttctctctttctctcacacacactctctttctctacaaatatatatacgtatatatattttcGTATTTAAATGGTCAAGCGTTGTGTGTATcggtgtatatatatatatatatatatttaattattataacagCGATATGTCAATATCCAGCAAACGTTTGAAAACAataagtttataaaaaatactttgtGGATTTTTAACATCATCATAGTTGTACCCCTTTGAATTAATTGAGAACATTAATGATCTTGAAAAGACCAATGGAAATGAACTTGATCACTGGATCAAACTTTGAATCATGAACGTTTTTCACATCACGTTATTGCTCCATTATCACTATactttaattgaatatttaaaaataataacgaaCAAGTAAACCAGTAATCGATCATATCGATTGGACTCTTAATGATCAAGTTCTTCAAACGAGTACAGCTTATACAAAGAAAGTGATTTTAACAATACAGTTACAATTACCTAGTCAGTGTTATTGTTAAAATCATCCTTCTGGATTGAATAACGCTAAAAAGTTGACTGAAatgctttttttttgttttcttatttttttaatatactCTTAACTGCGCACTTTACTCTCTACTTTCTAACTATTCCGTTTTAATCTATGATACGCTCGAGTGATtctagaaaaataaatatttctatccTGTAAATCTAAGAAATATGCCTCGATGATTAGAGGAATGAGGTACAAGATTCGCTCggattctttcttttctcacTCATCGTGCGTGAATCGTACATACCTGTGGTGCACGAAAAAATAACAACGTGTCTATCTAATCTACGACATAGTCGCATAATAATCACCATTGCCAACAGTTTATAAAATCTTCTGAAATCCATTTGCAACAACGTATGCCTACAAATGCATACAAGTGTGTGCGATGTCTAGCGGTATTTTTTGCACAcgcaaaatcttaattttaataatattattattaaaaatgactTAGAACAAAAATAgcatcatttttaattattaaatattatagaatttaGTATAGCACTGAACAGTACGaataacaaagtaaatattaattcaaattttcgcGCGTAAGTGCGTGTGAGGCGGGCGGCCACAGGCCTATATATAGGGGGCCCCTTCACTGTCTCGTCATTCTTCCCGCGGCCGCCTACGGCACGGGTGGAAGCCTAGGGAAGGGGCCGCCTATGAAGTGCGCCGGGAACCGTAAGCTCTGACAAGATAGTCTATCTATTTTCCGTGTGCATAAAATGCTTCCATCGACACACACTTCAAATATGTTTTAATATGCTTCCTTTTAGATTAACAACTTGCGCTAAACAGCGTGGTTTCGCTACAAAATCCAACAACTGCAATGGACGGTTGCGAATAAACTTAATGGAACGATTCGAGGGAACAACAGCTCTTGATCCTTTCATATTTCTCGTGtttcatcgattttttttttttttaatactcaAATAATCTATTCACAATTATTAACGATATCAATGGCATACTCCTTCTCGATCTCTCAGGATAGCCATTAAAATTTAGTTTCTCTTTGAATACAAATATTGGCATCAAGCTTTGATTTTAGAAAAGTGATCAAGCGTGTGCTATTATATGATCGAGTTTACAACTACAGCGAATCGATGATTGATAAACAAACACGAGAATAAGCGCTTTCCCTTGAATGCAATGATTTTCTGTACTTCTAACTCTACGTTCCATACATAGTAATGAATCCTCTACGAGTGGACTTTTACACGAGTAAACGAAGAGATCTTTTTGGACAGTTTTTCATAGCTTCGTCGTAAATAACAATATTCATGGTAcacctcttttttttataaaaaaagaatgtcAATTAACGAGAATCCTAGAACCATACGTAAGATTGTCGATGATTGTAACGCACGTTTAAAATTATACAGCGTCAATGAACAATTTGTGAGTTTCTGAAACGCGAACCCTTTTGAACAATTGAATTTCCGCCTTACGCATTCGCTTGAAGCGAAAAGAAAATATGTGTGCCTTGTGCGGTTCCACCTGTGACGTCTGCAATTATTATTAGCAATACAAACGACAGTCTGTCGTTTTTCTTACGCGATTAACAAATATAACTATCGACCCGTAAAAGCAGAAACCACCGTTGTGCTGAGTGCTATAGTCTTGCCAAACAATCTCGCGAATTAGCACAAGCAGATCGAAGCAGTTCACTGAGAGACTCCTGAAAAAGTTTTTGCACATAATTGAACATCGTTTCAAACTGGGAAGCTTAAGTGCATGTTATCAAAGTTCTCCGTCGTTCGATACTTCTCGAcgattctttctttcactCATCAAGCAACAGAATCGCAACGAAATACTGACGTTACGTCGACGTGATACGACGTTGAAATTATTCAGGTAAAATCGTGAACGAACGGAAGTTCCTCAAGTGCTACGTCGTCGTAGATGGAGTTTCTGATGAGACTGGCAACTGAGGTGTTTGGCGATTGGAAGCTCTCCTTGGCCAACGTTGAGGAGATACCGGTGGTGTTGGCCTCGGTGTATTTGGGGCTGATCCAGCTGTTAAACGCCAATTACTACTAGATAGACCGGATCTACCCACCGATGACAAACTCGTACTGCTACTGCTGCACGCCACAGCCGCGGACAAATCCACCCTTGACACAGCTCTGTAAGTTTCACATGATAGTACTAAAGGTTCAAGGAGAGAATTGATAATTTATTCATGACTTCCTTTACGATACGATAGTCTATGGTACCTAGATGGAGGTGCAGATCCCCCTGTGTAATAATGTAAACCTGCAGGACCGCTTCTTGGTCTCGCAGCCGAAAGTACGCTACTTGATCTCTGCATAGCCGGTGATGGTGGTGCAGACGGTAACATTCGTGGTGTTTGTGGCGGAGTTCTTCCACTGGTTAAGCTGCTAGTACTACCCGTGGATGGCTTTCTTCTTGGACTTCTATAAATACACGAACGAATCGAATAACTTTATcgatttcatttcttcttccaAACGAAGCCGTGTTAATCAGCGCTGTACAAAACGGTAACATACCTTTTGGATGGTTGCCTGCATAGTCCAGTCGGACAAGGACGGCCCATGGCACATTTTCCCTCGCACACTTCCCGTGCCAATGCCATGGTTTCGTAATTTCTCAAAGTAGTACGACACACTTCTGCATCGGACTCTGCCAGTGCCAAGCTTGGAAATCGCTCCTTCAGCCTACGTCGTTCCTGTGTCAGACAAGATAAATGTTAACCCCGATGCGGCCTCAGATGAAATAGCCACTTATTTAGTTGAAGTATTCATTTCAGTACCTCGTGCAATCGGCTAGATTCGAAATCTTTTAGCTGTTGCTGAAAACCGACGTTTGGATTGGCAATGGAACGACCTACTCTGACCACTTTGAGTGCCTCTTTCCATGAAAGATTGGTGGTACTCATAATATAGGCCACTGCTACTGTCACGCTCCTTGACATACCGGCTAAGCTGAAATCGAATATCATCAATCTCTTTGAGATGCagataaaaatgtattgattaaaggaaaattaatatcataaCATGGCAGGTACCAATGTATCAGAACGTTTCCACCGCGCAGACGAGCTGCGTGAATGAAGTCATTACACAGGGAGAAATACTGAGATAAGTTCTGATCTGGACTGTCCGACGCCAGTATACATAAATAATGCTTATCCTACAAACAATacgttgaatattttatacaatctaTTATTTAAAGTTCTACTTTTAAGTTCTACTTACAGAATGCAATCGACGAGCGGTGTCGTGAATTGCCAAAATATGGGTGATCTCGAATCGTTCTAATTGATCAGCATCCTTACTATCATGATAATTCCCGACGTAGAGGCCAGGAAGTACCTACAGATGTGAAATATGAAAGAGATGAATAGTAACGCTTAATAagatttgcaaatttaattttttcattcgaacAACTTACGATGAGAGCGCGTCATATTAGGTTGAAACTTTACCTTTGAACTTTGGGTAATTACAGAGCATACCAAAAGTAATAATTATGTAAAGGCATAGCGCGCAACTCTCCGAAT
This genomic interval carries:
- the LOC114875070 gene encoding dual specificity protein phosphatase 15, coding for MGNGMNKVLPGLYVGNYHDSKDADQLERFEITHILAIHDTARRLHSDKHYLCILASDSPDQNLSQYFSLCNDFIHAARLRGGNVLIHCLAGMSRSVTVAVAYIMSTTNLSWKEALKVVRVGRSIANPNVGFQQQLKDFESSRLHEERRRLKERFPSLALAESDAEVCRTTLRNYETMALAREVCEGKCAMGRPCPTGLCRQPSKRSPRRKPSTGSTSSLTSGRTPPQTPRMLPSAPPSPAMQRSSSVLSAARPRSGPAGLHYYTGGSAPPSRAVSRVDLSAAVACSSSSTSLSSVGRSGLSSSNWRLTAGSAPNTPRPTPPVSPQRWPRRASNRQTPQLPVSSETPSTTT